The DNA window ACCGATACATCCGCGCGAAGCGGAACTTCGAAGATCGATCGCATTGAGCGTGCGGATGGCTCCGATATGACTGAACAGACGGATTGTGTGTTCAGCCCCGAGTCGACAGGACGTGAAACATGGTGCGAAGACGACTCTTGAAGTCATTCACTTGCCTGCTCAGTTTGGGCATCCCCGTAGCAACTCATGCGGCGAGCTGTGAGTTTTCGCCCTGGCTGACGAACGCCGATGCGGAAGTCGTCCTGTGTTCAGCGGAAGAACTTTGCTGTGATTCCTGTATCGACGAGGACTGCTGTTCGGAACTGAGTCTGCTGGAACGGATGGCGGAATCGGGGATCACGTTCAACGCCAATCTGTATCAGATGTATCAGGGCACGGCGGCCGGTGGCGTGCGGCAGGAATTCGACTACGGCGGCCATGGCGATTACATCGCCAATCTCGACCTGGGCAAGTTGGCAGGCCAGGAAGGTCTGTTCCTGAAGTTGCGAGCCGAGCATCGCTTCGGGATGCGGGGTGGACCGCCTGATGGCGTCATTCTGCCTTCGGCGATCTCAACCTCCCTTCCCGGCGACACCGACGATCTTCTACTGACCAACGTTCTCTTTACTCAGTTTCTGAGCGAAGAGTTTGCGGTTTCGTTTGGCAAACTGGATACATTCGACTCCGACCAGAACGCGTTCGCTTCAGGCCGAGGTCTCTCTCAGTTCTCAAACGTGGCGATGGTGGTCAACCCGGTGGCGTTCCGGACGGTGCCGTATTCAACTCTCGGAGTCACGTTCAGCTACTTGAAGGACAAGGAGCCGATCTTCAACTTCAGTGTGCTCAATACCATCGACACGGCTTCGACCGACGGATTCGGGCAGCTGTTCGATCAGGGCGCGACGCTGGCTGCTGAAACACGTCTGCCAACAGACTTCGGCGGTAAGCCGGGACATCAGGTTCTGGGAGCCACCTGGAGCAGTCGCCAGTACACCGATCTTGGTGGCGACCCCCGCTTGAGTGTCACCCGAGTCGGCATTCCTCAGCAGACAGGTTCGTGGTCGGTCTACTGGAATGCGGATCAGTATCTGATTTATGAGGATGACTGCTGCACCGAAGAGGCCCGTGGCTGGGGCGTGTTTGGTCGTGCGGGGATTGCCGATGAGGACACGAACCTCGTCGAATACTTCCTGAGTTTCGGCGTCGGCGGGAACGCGATGATTCACGGACGCGAACAGGATTACTTCGGGATTGGCTGGTATCAGGTTGGCAGCAGTGACGCGCTCAATCCGATCACAGCGAACGCTCTGAACATCGGACTGCAGGGCCAGGGGATCGAAATGTACTACCGCATCCAGGCGACCGACTACCTGCAGATCACACCGGATGTGCAGATCCTCGACCCGGCCCGAAACGGGATCGATACCGCCTACCTGTTCGGACTGCGGGCCCTGCTCGCCTTCTGAATGACGTGCAGGTCACTCGGGGTAGATGATCCTCCAGTCCTGTTTCATATCGACAATGCTCCATTTGGTGTCTCGAGCGACTGTCAGCGCTTTGTCGAGTCGTCCGATGTGGGAATCCTTATCGTAGGCCCACTCGCGAGTGGCGTCGGTATGGTGAACCAGAACGCATAACGACGGACCGGTTCGACCGGCTGTCCATTGCAACATCTGCAGATCGCCATCGCTGTTCCCGAAGGCAGCGACCGGGCGGCGACCGATGAATTTGTTAATGGCGACCGGCTTGCCCTCTTTGTCGTCGATGAAGTCGATCTCGGCTTTCCGCTCGATGACCGGGATCCCCTCTCGAATCCGGAACTCGGTGACGATGCTGCTGCCGATGACCTGCTCCGGCGGGACGCCGTAAACCCGCTCGGCGAAGACCCGCATGAATTCGACCCCGCCACCGGAAACGATGTAGGTCTTGAAGCCATTGGCTCGCAGATAATTGAGGACCTCCAGCATTGGCTGGAAAATAAGTTCTGTGTAAGGCACCTTCTTCGTGGGGTGTTTCGCGTTCTCGATCCATTGGTGAACGGTCGCGGCGAATTCCTCCGTGGTCATCCCCGCATGAGTCGTCGCGATGATCTTTAACAGACCTTCTTTGCCGGATTCGACAACCGCTTTGAGATCACCGTCCAGAACTGCCTTGAACGGCGCCTCGTTCTTCCATTCGGGATGATCGGCCGCCATTTCCCGCACTCGGTCGAGCGCGAAGAGCAGCTGAAAGTAGGCCGGCTGTTCCGACCAGAGAGTGCCATCATTGTCGAAAACGGCAATTCGATCTTCCGGAGCTATGTACTTCTCGCAGCCGTCACTTTTGGCACATTCCACGAAGTCGATAATCGAGGTCTTCGCCGGACCATCATTCCACGATGGCAACGGGTCTTCTGCGAATGAAGAGTTCTGCAGGCCGACCGCGAACACGGTCAGTAACAGAGCCAGCCGCAGCTTCAGGCTGCGCCCCTCGGAGAATCGATTGTGGTCTCTGTTCATTGTTCGTCTCCTTCGGCGGGCTCATCCAACCGGACGAGCAGGTACGTCTGCGTCTGTTCGGTTCCGAAGTGCACGAGCAATGGAACTTCATCCTGCGTCAGGTTATAGAGGCCGGTTTCCGCGACAAGGGTGTCGCTGTCACCCATACGGAACGCGACGCGCTGTGTCTGTTTATCGACCTGACCCTGAATGGTTTGAGTCTGGTCGGACTGGGTGTTGTAAAGCGTGCCGCTGATGATGCCCT is part of the Rubinisphaera margarita genome and encodes:
- a CDS encoding carbohydrate porin, with product MKSFTCLLSLGIPVATHAASCEFSPWLTNADAEVVLCSAEELCCDSCIDEDCCSELSLLERMAESGITFNANLYQMYQGTAAGGVRQEFDYGGHGDYIANLDLGKLAGQEGLFLKLRAEHRFGMRGGPPDGVILPSAISTSLPGDTDDLLLTNVLFTQFLSEEFAVSFGKLDTFDSDQNAFASGRGLSQFSNVAMVVNPVAFRTVPYSTLGVTFSYLKDKEPIFNFSVLNTIDTASTDGFGQLFDQGATLAAETRLPTDFGGKPGHQVLGATWSSRQYTDLGGDPRLSVTRVGIPQQTGSWSVYWNADQYLIYEDDCCTEEARGWGVFGRAGIADEDTNLVEYFLSFGVGGNAMIHGREQDYFGIGWYQVGSSDALNPITANALNIGLQGQGIEMYYRIQATDYLQITPDVQILDPARNGIDTAYLFGLRALLAF
- a CDS encoding HAD family hydrolase is translated as MNRDHNRFSEGRSLKLRLALLLTVFAVGLQNSSFAEDPLPSWNDGPAKTSIIDFVECAKSDGCEKYIAPEDRIAVFDNDGTLWSEQPAYFQLLFALDRVREMAADHPEWKNEAPFKAVLDGDLKAVVESGKEGLLKIIATTHAGMTTEEFAATVHQWIENAKHPTKKVPYTELIFQPMLEVLNYLRANGFKTYIVSGGGVEFMRVFAERVYGVPPEQVIGSSIVTEFRIREGIPVIERKAEIDFIDDKEGKPVAINKFIGRRPVAAFGNSDGDLQMLQWTAGRTGPSLCVLVHHTDATREWAYDKDSHIGRLDKALTVARDTKWSIVDMKQDWRIIYPE